The nucleotide window GTAGTAAGTGCTTGACGTTTCGGGACAAGGCTTTCTACCAAGTTGAGCAATCCAGATAGGGAAACAGCTTCAAGGGAGCAGTTAACAAACTCATCGGGTTGAGCAGATGAAATTTTGTCAAATACTGTTAAACGAGTCTCAACCGTTGTTCCATGTTTAGCATAAGCATTTCCCTCAATTGGACAAGAAAAGACAACTTTTGCCGATTGTTGTAGTTTAATAAAGCTATCTCGCCATTGAGGATTTAGAGGGGAGAACCAATTAGCGGTAATGATGACTAAACGCCCTCCTTGTGATAGTCTTGCTAATGCTGAACTTAAATGTTTAAGGGTAGCAAACTGATTACGTTTTGCCATCTTCGGGGAAGCGGTAAATGGCGGATTCATTACCACCACAGTGGGATGATATTTCCCCTCAAGATAATCGTCAATTTGTTCGGCATTATAACTGAATAAAGGTCTTTGAGGAAATATTTCCCCTAGAATGCCTCGACGTTGAGGACAAATTTCGTTGAGAATTAACTGCGCCCCATTAACACAAGCAAAAGTCGCTAAAATTCCCGTTCCTGAACTGGGTTCTAATACGAGGTCATCGGGAGTAATTTGTGCCGCTAGTGAAGCAATATAAGCCAAAGGAAGAGGGGTAGAAAACTGCTGCAACTGAATCGATGTCTGGGAGCGTCGGGTTTGAGTGGGGCAGAGTCGATGTATTCGCTCAATTTCATTAAAAATGGCTAAGTGATTCGATTGATTGAGAATTTCTCTGCCCTGCTGTTGAATGAGCAAGATTTGGGCAATTTCTAAGGCTTCATAGGCATCTTTCCAGAGCCAACATCCTTGTGCATCAGACCCTCCAAAGTTTTGAGTCATCAAACCGGAGACGGTAGCGTTGGTGATTGGCTGTCCCTGTTGTAGAATTGGTAGAAGTTGATGCCCTACCTCGATCAATGGGTTAGTTGAGGCTGGCTGTTTGGCTTCACAAACAGGTTGGTCTTGTTCAAAGATAGCTTCTAAAGCGGCTCGAATTTCTGAAGTGGTTTGAGGAAGCACATTCGTCAATTCTCCGATCGCTTCAACTGCTGTAGTTGCTTTGTTAAATAATAGAGTAAGTTGCTGACGTTTGGTTGTGAGTTGGGATGCGATCTCGCTGAATCTTTCTGTTTCTTCATCGATTTGAGCCAAGCGATCTGTAAAAAGTTCAGTTGATTTAATTTCTGTTAATTTCATGGTCTTTGTTTCCTGAAATTCTTAACAATAAAAAAGCAGGTTGAATCATCGATTTATAATTAAGATCCAACCTGCTCTATTTATCTAAAAACCTTAACTGGCTATAGAGGAAGCTTTATTCGGTAGAGAGATGAGTTCAGGAAGTTGTTCTGTGATGACCGTAATTACATGATGTGGCTCATCTTTGAGGAGGCTGTGAATTTCAGCTTTAATGGAGGTAAGAGGCTTTTCAACTTTGCCAGATTTCTGTCTGATGCCAAGGGGTTTACAAAGTTTCCGGCTTTGGCGTTTATTGAGCTTGTCAATAAGTATCTCGGTTTGGATGATTAGGCTATTGTCTGGTTTAGAATCAGGAATGTTCTCTTGAAGCTTTTCAGGATTAACTGACTTAAAAGAGATGTTTTCATTTTCTTTAATGAGGGAGATTTCTTCTGATTCTGTTTGTGGTACTAATTGTTCTGTAAAAGAGAGATCATCTACAGTATTGGTGTAGTCTAATTGAAATGAGCTTGTAGGGAGTTCTGGTTGAATCGCCAAGGACTTCTGTGGTCGGTAAATCAAGTTAGACATAACACACAAATAAACAGTGAAAAGAAAGATTGGGAAGAGAAATTCATTGATTGTAGCGTACATGATTTTTACTCCTGGATTAAGTAAATTGTTGGATTGATGGCTGGTGCTTTCTGAAACGTCCAGCACTTGCCTAAAAAAAAAGGCGTTAGCCTAATCTCAATGCAATTAAAGTAATATGAGATTTAGAAAGAAATAATAAAAAAGTTTCAAAATAAGATGTAAACAAGTATTATGAAATTGTCTAATTTATCATTAACTGCCTTAGAAAAAATCAAAGTTGTCCGATGGGACAGGATTATTGAAAAACATGAAGGCCCCGAAGAGTGGGAATCAGTTTTGAGATACTACGACCCAGAATTTATGGAAGTTGAAGGACGTTGGATTCTGTTACCCATTGACTGCTCCTCTCACGCCAATATTACGATTCTACGCACAATTTGGAGTGAGTCAGGCCATTCAGTTACTCTTTTTCTTAAGGATACTACCTATGACGATGATCCTTTTTTCTCTGGCTTTATGGCTGTCTGCGATAAAATTAAAGATGAAAATTTTTTTCTAGCTATCGTGTACCATGAGTGGTTTATTATTGAACCAGCCAAGGGGATATTTGAGTCTTAAAAGAACTTTCTAATAACTATGGTTTGATGGCTGCTTTTCCTGCTTGGAATCTTTTCAATTACGCAGCAGCTTGTTTTATGAAAAGCAGGCCAAATTTTTCCCGATTTACAATTCTGGTAAAGTAGGACGACTGTTTACATTCCCTGCATAATTTTCATAAAGGGTTTTTACGTCATGCCCCGTAAGTTGAGCAACCATAACAGGATTCATCTGTAAATCGAGCGCATGAGAAATTAAAGTGTGACGGGTATTGTAAGGCTTGCGATAGTCAATACCCAATCTGGTCAAAGTCTTTTTCCAAGCTCGATTCCTAAAATTATGGTCATTGATCGCCCCACCCTTTGGAGATGTAAAAACAAGACTATCGGGATCAGGATTGCTTTGTTTCCTCCTAATAAGCAAATTTTGTAGCTTGGCTGTAAGAGTTATTGTTCTTGCTCGATTTCTTTTGGCTGCTTTTCTTTTTCCTCGTGTTAACTGCTCACCGATCCAGATTTGGCTACAGTCATCGGAAATATGCTGCCACCGTAAACCTATAACTTCTCCGATGCGGCATCCTGTACCAAATAAAAATTCTACAAAATCAGCATAGGAACAATAGTAACGATCTGTTCTGAACCCTTCGATAATGGTATTTATCTCCTCACGAGAGAAAGGTTTTGGCCTTTGCTTGGGAGGTACTTTGATACGTTTTCCCATTTTCTCCCAAGGGTTATTTTCGGCTTTATGCCATCTCCAACAGGCTTCTAATTCCTCCATTCTTCTTTTGACTTGATCGGGCGACAATCCTTGGCTAAACTGCCAATTCATAAATTTCTCGGTTACTGCCTCGTCTAAAAAATTGACGGGTTGATCGCAAAAGAATTTCAAAAGATAGTTATAAGTTGCTCTATACTTTTCCATTGTTTTAGAACAGACTTCCTTCGCTTTATATTCCATAAAGCTTTCAAAAAAAGAGGGAATTGTCAGTAAATCTGCTTTGCTTTCTTGAGAAAGTTTTTCGGGTTTGTATTTGGTCAGAGTCGGATCGAAATTACCACTGATAATATCTAACTCTATCTGTTGTGCTTTGGCTTGCACTACTTTCCGGTTTAATAAAGTATCTGGAAGCCCCACAGCAAAGGCATAACGCTTACCAGCAACAGAGAACCGCAATCGCAACCAGCCTTTATCGCTTTCGATCTTGACAGTTCCTTTGGCAGCCTTGGAACGCTTTTTACTTTCTGGTAAAGCTTTTTCAGAAACTTGAGATGTAGTCATGATGGTTCTTTCCAATTACTTGATTGGCTACCAATCTTCTACCAATATTAGGTCGAAACTCGACTAAAATGACCCAACTGTAACGGCTTATTAAAAATGGAAAGGGGTGGATCATCCGCAACAAGAGGTGGAAAACTGGCTTGGGGAGAAGATTTTCGGGAAAGCCCGTGACGAGGATTGAACTCGTGACCTCACCCTTACCAAGGGTGTGCTCTACCACTGAGCTACACGGGCAATTATAACTTTAATTGTCAAAGTGTGTTGAGAACTTTGTCTTTTTTGTGGTGGGCCGAGCTGGATTTGAACCAGCGTAGGCATAGCCAGCGGATTTACAGTCCGCCCCCATTAACCACTCGGGCATCGACCCATTTGCGTCACAATTACTTATATTAGCACAACTATTTAAAATGTCAAATACTTTCTGGGAAAAAATTTTTTTTTAAGGTGTCCCCCAAGATTCAGGATGGATCTGATGGGTTCTGGGACGAGCAATATCACTCTCATCATAAATTTCCCCGACCAATTCCTCTAAAATATCTTCCAAGGTCACTAATCCTACTGTCCCGCCGTATTCATCGACAATGATCGCCATGTGAAACCGTTGTTGTAACATTTCCTTTAATAAACTAGCGACCTGTTTAGTCTCAGGGACATAGATGGGTAAATCCATCGCTTCTGTCACCAAAACTTGAGATTGAGACTCTTCAGGCACAGATTTAAGGGTTTTTAAGGCTTGTTTCAAATGGACAATGCCAATAATTTCATCCTTGGATTCTTCCTGTACAGGAATGCGAGAATAACCCGTTTCTAAACACAGATCAATTAAAGTTTGTAATTTAGCTTCTCTAGAGATAGTTTGCATCTCTAGACGAGATTTGACCACATCTTTGGCCATCAACTCATCAAGCATTAAGGCACGATTTAAGAGTTGATGTTTATATAAATCTAATTTGCCTCTACCCCCCAAAAGTTCAATCATTAACTGTAAATCCGTTAACGACTCTCCCCCCTGCTGAAAATTATTATTTTGCCTTCCCTGTACCCACTGAATCGTCTTTTGGGTAATCGCTTCAAAAATATAGACAATCCCCAACCCGGAGAGAACTTGGGAGAGCCAATAAACCGGACGAATCGCTATATTAAAAACAGCACGAGTATTAGCGATCGCTAAGGATTTAGGCGTAATTTCTCCAAAAATCAGCACAACAACCGTCACGACTGCTGTTGCTACCCCTAACCCAGCATTCCCTAACCAGAAGGCAAATAAATTACTGGTGAGAATAGCAGAAAAGTTATTAACGAGATTATTGCCGATGAGAAGACTGGTAATAAACCGGGCGCGATTTTCCAGCAACAGACGATAGATTCCGCTCGGATCTCCCTGATGCTTGATCAGACCGCGCAGTTTAAAATTATCAAAAGCGGTGATGGCTGTTTCCGAACCCGAAAAGAAGGCCGAAAGCAACAACATCACCATAATAACAACCACATCTAACCAGACCTGTCCTAGTAAAGGGCCGGCTTCAGGGGTTGTTAAGAAGTAAAAGTGATGAGAAAACAAAGTTAGTCTAAGAAAACAAAAATTTAGAAGGATTAATCATACAATCACGAGGGTAATATCATTTAACCCTAGCTAACCACATAAGCGACTTTAAGTGCCCAAATGATTAAGGCGATGATACTCCCTAAAACTAGGATAGCCGATACAGCTACAATTGCGGGTTTGTCCGCTCCTTCAAACTTCATGATGCCACGATTTAGGTCTGACATAACAGCTATGCTCCTTAAACTCAATGAAAGCAATAATAAGACACGACTAACTATCGGACAGTCTTCCTGTTAACCCACATACACAGGGGTTTAGCTCTAATTTTAGCAACTGAATCCGAGATCACAAGGGTTTCAATTCTATTGATTGCTTATTTCTGATTATCATTGTGTAACCTGTTGAAGGGAAGTTGTGAAAATCTTAATCTTTATTTTGGCTATTGGGGTAGGAGGGTTAATCATTCTAGGATAGAATTGGGAAATCCACTCATTTATTCCTCAATACCGATGAGCGCTTGGCCACTGCCTGGACTTTTCTTCCTGTGGGATTTGATCGCCACTATCTGGATCATTATATCCTTTCTCAATTTATCCCAGAAAAGGACGCACTCTGAGAAGAAAAGAGCGATCGCTTTGGATGTAATTGAGCGGCGGGCGAAGAAATACAACATAGGATTCGTCAAAATAGAATAGAGCTAAGTTTTTCTTAAGGATAAGTTCATTAAAGTAGGAAATTGCTCTCATTCCTCCACGAGAACATCAACAGAAAGCTAGACAAGGTTGAGCAACTTTTGTGACTTCCGAAGCGATTACTTTTGTCAATTTTTGGGCTTTATTTCCAGAGAAAAAAACTCTCAAATTTATGACTCCCGAAAGATAAGTCATTTGACTGAAAAAGAAACCCGATGAGTAAGCCATCCTGTTAGTCAGCTTTGAAAAGACTTGTAACTTTTTTTCAGTCGTGAAAAAGAATTCCAATAATTACCCATCATTGATTTGATTTTTTTACGGGTCACAAATGTCCCCTAAAAGGTTATAGTTTAAGAAGAGTAGTTTTTCACTTGTCACCAAAAATAAATGACTACCAAAAAAAAAGTTCTTGTTATTTCACCTGTCCGTAGTGCCCCGGCCACCAGTGGTCAAATGGCGAGGATTTCCCGATTTATTTCTGCTTTTAAATTATTTGATCAAGAAATTCACTTCGCCTTTGTTCCCATCTATGACAATCGAGGTTCAGATGAAGCGACGGCTCAACAATGGGAAGGTAGATATTACAAAATGCCTTTTAATTTTTCTCCTAAAGTTAAAAGCCAGATCCAAAAATGTAGAGAAAAAAATTTTCTCATGAAGCTACGTTCAAGGCTATGTGACTCGTTTAAGTTTAGAGATCCTTTATATACTTATAAAATCGATGATTGGTA belongs to Gloeothece citriformis PCC 7424 and includes:
- a CDS encoding site-specific integrase, translating into MTTSQVSEKALPESKKRSKAAKGTVKIESDKGWLRLRFSVAGKRYAFAVGLPDTLLNRKVVQAKAQQIELDIISGNFDPTLTKYKPEKLSQESKADLLTIPSFFESFMEYKAKEVCSKTMEKYRATYNYLLKFFCDQPVNFLDEAVTEKFMNWQFSQGLSPDQVKRRMEELEACWRWHKAENNPWEKMGKRIKVPPKQRPKPFSREEINTIIEGFRTDRYYCSYADFVEFLFGTGCRIGEVIGLRWQHISDDCSQIWIGEQLTRGKRKAAKRNRARTITLTAKLQNLLIRRKQSNPDPDSLVFTSPKGGAINDHNFRNRAWKKTLTRLGIDYRKPYNTRHTLISHALDLQMNPVMVAQLTGHDVKTLYENYAGNVNSRPTLPEL
- a CDS encoding hemolysin family protein, with amino-acid sequence MLLLSAFFSGSETAITAFDNFKLRGLIKHQGDPSGIYRLLLENRARFITSLLIGNNLVNNFSAILTSNLFAFWLGNAGLGVATAVVTVVVLIFGEITPKSLAIANTRAVFNIAIRPVYWLSQVLSGLGIVYIFEAITQKTIQWVQGRQNNNFQQGGESLTDLQLMIELLGGRGKLDLYKHQLLNRALMLDELMAKDVVKSRLEMQTISREAKLQTLIDLCLETGYSRIPVQEESKDEIIGIVHLKQALKTLKSVPEESQSQVLVTEAMDLPIYVPETKQVASLLKEMLQQRFHMAIIVDEYGGTVGLVTLEDILEELVGEIYDESDIARPRTHQIHPESWGTP